The nucleotide sequence CGATCCCTCCTGTTCTGTACATTTTCCACTCCATCTTCACAGGTACGCGCTCACTTTAGACTCATTACCGCACACGTCTGCTCAAGTTAGTTTCACTTCAAAATCACACAGCCAAACAAGCTCAAAACAAAACGAAAATGAAACTCACCCTTCCAAGCCCCCACCGCCGCCTTCTCCGCATCCCACCCCCACAAGAACCTCTGCGTCTCACGATCACTCCACCGATCTGGATTCTTACTACTCTCCCTCATCGACGTGCGGAACTGCTCGTCGCGCGCAATCTGCTCCGGCCCATCAGGGAAGTGCAGCGGAATGCGGTTCTCAGTGCCAGACTGCTGGACGGTCTCGGCACGCTGCTTCCGGGATTGCTCGTAGGCGGTTAGGGCGAGGGGGATTTGGTGGCGGGAACCTATGGTTGAGAGGAGGATGCCTAGGGCTGCGGCGTCTTCGACAGCTTGGGCGGCGCCCTGAGCAACGTAGGGGCTGTTTCTTGTTAGTTTGATTCCAAACAGGGAAATGGGATGGGGTAGGGACTGACAGCATGGGATGACAAGCGTCACCGATAAGAGCGACACAGCCACGGATCCAGGTCTCCAACGGCGAGTGTAAGCAAAGTTTCCATTCCAGGACCTCGTCATCAGGAACCAAGTCAATCAACTTGGTAACCTTGCTATCCCAACCACGATAATCATCGATCATCCTCTGCTTCGACCCCTTGGTCGTCCACGACTCCTCCACCCCATGCCGATCCGGATGAATCAACACAACATTATACAACTCATGCTTCCGCACCGGATACGCAATAACATGCCTATACGGCCCTATCCACCTCGTCGCCTGCGGCTCCCGAATAAGCTCCCTCAACTCCGGATCAGCCTCCATAACACTCCGGTCTAGCATAATCCGATACGCAGCATCGCCAGTCGGCTGCGCCTTGACACTATCATCTTCAAGCAACTTCGCACGAATTCCCGATTTGATACCGTCAGCCCCGATCACGATATCCCCGCGGACGATTTCCCCGCTGGCAAGGGTTACACTTGGGGGGTCGAAGGTAACGTCTGTGACGAGGGAGTTCTCGCGCAGGGTGACGGTGGGTTGGGCTAGAGCGCGGGTGATTAGGGCGTTGTGCAGATCTGCGCGGTGGATGACGGCTTGTTGGCCGTAGGTTTTGTTGACGGGCATTGTATTGAGGAGGCTGCCGTCTTGCCAGCGGCGCACGTGGATGTGTTCGAGGCCGACGTCTTGGGCGTGGATTAGGTCGGAGATGCCCCATTCTGACTATGTTAGTTGTGGGTTCATGTTGGAAAAAGGTCGGCGATGCTTACTGTCGAATAGTCTCAGCATGTTTGGGGAAACTTGGATACCCGCACCGACTTCTGCGAGCTATGGACATGTTAATCCTGCATTTACACATCTGGTTTAGATGCGTTGCATACCTTTGGCGCGGCTTCAAGAATCGTGACATAATGTCCACGCATACCCAGGGTCAGGGCAGCGGCCATACCACCGATACCTGCGATTCATGAGCAAGTGTTTATGTTCCAGAAAATGGGATGCATACCGGCCCTACAAAAGATTAGCATCAGATCAGTAATCGGGATACGGCAAACTTACCCAACCACAACAACGTCAAGAGGCGTCTTCGCTCTCGGAACAGCCATAGCGGATGCGCAATTGAATACCTCGCGATCAAAGTATCACAAGAATGCAGACAGTTTCCCGAAGCAGGGAAGAGGAGCAAGAAccgaggaaaagaaaactcTGATAGCGTAACAATAGCCTCAATTTTCTTCAGGAACAAATATCCTACAGCAGGAGCCTATCCTCAACGAGAACCTACAAACTAGGAGAAAGGAATTGAAGACAAGCCACGCTATATACCAAACCTCGTGGATAACTAACTCAATGAACGGAACAGCGGCAGAAAAACCTTTTCTCCACATCCCATGGCAATCCCGGGCAGACGTTACGAATGATGCCCCATAGGTTGGTTATCTCCGAGCTATTGTCAATGCAGCCTGCAGCTCGGCCACTCTGTATGCGGAGACAAGTACATACTACTCAAAAAGGCCACCATTTGACTATACAAATACCAGACCAATTCTACAGAGCATTATGAAACAATGTCGCTagagaaacaaaaaaaacCGATCATCATCCCGCGCTAATCCTTGCCCCccgtattcgccgctcgGTAAACCCCGTGCGTGGGTTTTGGTTCCATATGTTGATATGGTCCGGCTGTTGTGGCCGCCGCTCATCTGCCGAAACCCACCTACCACTAACAACCACCCACAATACTCCTCATTTTCAGAGCATGGCCCAGAACCCACGTCTGCAGTTCCAAAAGTAGAACTACAGGTAATACAGGCTGATGATCAATGGAAGGAGGCGGAGAAGGGGGAGTGTGGTGGGTGGTGGATGGTGTTGGGTTGACGTCGGTAGTGGGATGGGGGACAACTGCCGATGGGGGTGATTTTGATATCAGGTTGAGGTAAGGAGCTGTGTCTATGGGTTTGAACGTTGGGTATAGTATTACTCTGTACTGAGATTTTGTGTCCGGATTTGCGTTCTTGGGGTAATGATTGATTCACTTGTTCTATGTGATGTCTCAATTCTCGCCTACAACGACCGCCAACGGACACATTATATCCAGTCCTCATCATTCGGTAATATTTTCAATAGCGATCTGATCTAGAATGAATGCAAGCCCATGTGAAAGCAATCTCGAATGTAAACATGGAACTTTATACGAACTCGACGGCGTCTTTGTTCACACCTGGACACGGATAAGGCGATGGAAAAACAACTTCCCTACGCCAAAGCCATAAGAAAACATGTCTACTTTCAACAAATATCTATCTCAACTTGACTAATACTAAAAGCTTGCTCAAGAGTAAGCATAGGTATATACTTATCCTTTTATAATGGTTCTAAGTGACATTAGCAAAGGCTCACCACGATTCGCTGGCGGCCTCTTTCTAGCAAGTTCAAGCAGAACCTACATAGACAATTCAATAGTTCTATCATCGAGCAGTACATTCCTACCGCGGTGGTAGGAGGAAGTCCAGGCTTTGTATTAAGAAGATACGCCATTCCACCTTTCCCGCTGGGGTCAAACGTCACGCAAGAGGATAGCCGGGTGCGCGATAATGCACGTTCAGGTCGGAACGATGATTCTCAATGCATAGGTCTATTTATAGGCCCAGTGATGGATGTGTTCTTTGTTTTCGTGGGCCTGCTGAACGCGATACCTTTGCGCCCGGCATCGATAGGGTAATCGAGAGATAATGCACATTATGCACTAATACTGACAGATATTCCTAGGGAAAAAGTGCTTTTCAGAATGAGGCATCTGAGCAGTCTTCGCAATAGTTGGGAGAAGCTGGGGAGGTAGTGAGGAGCCAGATGGCCGTGCGAGGGTTGGTCAAGAAGGCATTAGACGGGAGGTTTCTGTGCCAGGCTCCATGATACGGTGTTATTAAGTCCGAATATGATTCCCCGGATTACCGTATTCCGTCGACGTCATCACGAATTTATAACACCGTCACAACGTCCTCTCAGCCATCATCCAAGCCTCCAACTTTCTCAATGCCTACCACAACCCCCAAAACAATCGCCATAATCGCCGGGGCGGGTCCAGGCACCGGTGCAGCCATTGCGCGCCGCTTTGCCCGCGGATACCCCGTCGTGCTGTTAGCACGTTCGCAAGCCTCACTGGACCCACTAGTTCGGGATATTAAAAGGCACAATGGATACGCGCTAGCTCTCCCAACAGATGTGACAGATATCTCGAGTATGAACCGCGCTGTAGCCGATACAAAGGCGCAATTGGGCCAGGATGTCCGCGTAGCCGCGGCTATTTTCAATATGGCTAGCAAGTTCACTCGCAAAGGGTTTCTGGATTCGACTCCGGAGGAATATCTCGGAAGTCTTCAGGCTACTGTCAACGGGGCCTATAATTTTAGTCAAGCGGTGTTGCCGTTGATGTTTGGCTCTGGTTCCGATGAGTTGCAGTATCCGCCGACTTTGATCTTCACAGGTAACTCAACCCTTCCATCCGATTATTAGCTATTTAGAACAATTAATTATACAATCTTTCAGGTGCAACTGCTGCCCTCAAAGGAGGCAACGGACTAGGCTCATTCGCAATGAGCAAGTTTGCCGTTCGAGCGATGGCACAGTCGCTAGCCCGCGAATTCGGGCCCAAGGGTATCCATGTGGCGCATGCTATTGTGGATGGCATTATTGACACGGAGCAAACCAAGGGCTTTCATGAGAAAATGCCTGAATCTAAGATTAGCCCGGATCAAGTGAGTATCGCCTTCGCGTGAGAATGTGTGCTGGTAGTTAATCATCGGTACAGATTGCGGAGGCATATTGGTATTTGCATACGCAGAAGAAGACTTCGTTCACACATGAGTTGGATCTTCGGCCTTATTGTGAAAGCTGGTAAGGAATATGGATCACATGTTCGAAGACCTAACTTTCTCTAAGTATGCTTTTGAACTGTTCATATACGCGTGATCTGGCACATGGTGACACGGGATGGAAAGAAAGTAATGAGAAGATAGTTCCATTTGCAGATACATAAAACATGCATTTCTAGTTGGGGCAGTAATGCCCTACACATACAATTTCTTCAACTACTTGTGGAGAATCTGCGCTCCTCCTCAACTTGATCTGCAATCCCCTTCCTTCAACATCAATTGTTATTGCTGTTTCTTAAGAGATTACACACTATCTCGCAACCAAGATCTCCAGAAACGAGTACATTCATCAAAGTCTTTCTGAATCCCCTGACATGATCAGGCGGGGAAATCAATAGATGGGAAAATGTCAGGTCATGTAAAACAGCTAACTGCCGGGAATATTCAACCATTTTCGG is from Aspergillus chevalieri M1 DNA, chromosome 8, nearly complete sequence and encodes:
- a CDS encoding putative salicylate hydroxylase (COG:I;~EggNog:ENOG410PVXN;~InterPro:IPR036188,IPR002938;~PFAM:PF01494;~TransMembrane:1 (i12-30o);~go_function: GO:0071949 - FAD binding [Evidence IEA]), whose protein sequence is MAVPRAKTPLDVVVVGAGIGGMAAALTLGMRGHYVTILEAAPKLAEVGAGIQVSPNMLRLFDKWGISDLIHAQDVGLEHIHVRRWQDGSLLNTMPVNKTYGQQAVIHRADLHNALITRALAQPTVTLRENSLVTDVTFDPPSVTLASGEIVRGDIVIGADGIKSGIRAKLLEDDSVKAQPTGDAAYRIMLDRSVMEADPELRELIREPQATRWIGPYRHVIAYPVRKHELYNVVLIHPDRHGVEESWTTKGSKQRMIDDYRGWDSKVTKLIDLVPDDEVLEWKLCLHSPLETWIRGCVALIGDACHPMLPYVAQGAAQAVEDAAALGILLSTIGSRHQIPLALTAYEQSRKQRAETVQQSGTENRIPLHFPDGPEQIARDEQFRTSMRESSKNPDRWSDRETQRFLWGWDAEKAAVGAWKDVCGNESKVSAYL
- a CDS encoding uncharacterized protein (COG:Q;~EggNog:ENOG410QE9S;~InterPro:IPR036291,IPR002347;~PFAM:PF08659,PF00106,PF13561;~go_process: GO:0055114 - oxidation-reduction process [Evidence IEA]); the encoded protein is MPTTTPKTIAIIAGAGPGTGAAIARRFARGYPVVLLARSQASLDPLVRDIKRHNGYALALPTDVTDISSMNRAVADTKAQLGQDVRVAAAIFNMASKFTRKGFLDSTPEEYLGSLQATVNGAYNFSQAVLPLMFGSGSDELQYPPTLIFTGATAALKGGNGLGSFAMSKFAVRAMAQSLAREFGPKGIHVAHAIVDGIIDTEQTKGFHEKMPESKISPDQIAEAYWYLHTQKKTSFTHELDLRPYCESW